From Rhododendron vialii isolate Sample 1 chromosome 10a, ASM3025357v1, the proteins below share one genomic window:
- the LOC131304320 gene encoding NAC domain-containing protein 92-like, whose translation MENDEKMELPPGFRFHPTDEELITHYLSKKVLDSCFYARAIGEVDLNKVEPWDLPWKAKMGEREWYFFCVKDRKYPTGLRTNRATEAGYWKATGKDKEIYRGKPLVGMKKTLVFYKGRAPKGEKTNWVMHEYRLEGKYSVYNMPQSAKNEWVISRVFQKCSGGKKTHISGLVKMENYGEELNSSPNLPPLMDYSAHVTCFSDQSEDKKPKTNVIESFKSPLLPSSFSSKDSNFSPVSFPFAKVSVQETLFSTQFEPNIGNSQYPGSALMQDNSMLRFFLENNGIDLKRCSKAAFSPETDFSSAVSNQDDPITSEDGPVDLGCLWNY comes from the exons ATGGAAAACGATGAGAAAATGGAATTGCCTCCGGGATTTCGTTTCCACCCAACGGACGAGGAGCTTATCACTCACTACCTATCCAAGAAAGTTCTTGACAGCTGTTTCTATGCCAGAGCAATCGGAGAAGTGGATTTGAATAAGGTTGAGCCCTGGGATTTACCCT GGAAAGCGAAAATGGGTGAAAGAGAATGGTATTTCTTCTGTGTGAAAGATAGGAAGTACCCAACTGGTTTAAGGACAAACAGGGCAACTGAAGCTGGGTATTGGAAGGCAACAGGGAAAGACAAGGAGATCTACAGGGGAAAACCCCTTGTTGGGATGAAGAAAACTCTGGTTTTCTACAAAGGGAGGGCTCCCAAAGGTGAAAAAACCAACTGGGTCATGCATGAATATAGATTGGAGGGGAAGTATTCTGTTTACAACATGCCTCAATCAGCTAAG AATGAATGGGTGATAAGCAGGGTCTTCCAAAAGTGTTCGGGAGGGAAGAAAACACACATTTCTGGGCTggtaaaaatggaaaattatgGTGAGGAATTGAATTCCTCTCCAAATCTGCCTCCTCTAATGGACTACTCAGCTCACGTGACCTGCTTCTCCGATCAATCGGAAGACAAGAAACCCAAAACCAACGTAATCGAAAGCTTCAAATCCCCTCTCCTACCCTCTTCCTTTTCATCAAAGGACTCAAATTTCTCTCCTGTTTCATTTCCTTTCGCCAAGGTCTCTGTCCAAGAAACTCTATTTTCCACACAATTTGAACCAAACATTGGGAATTCGCAGTACCCGGGTTCTGCTTTGATGCAGGATAACTCTATGTTGAGGTTTTTCCTTGAGAACAATGGGATTGATTTGAAGAGGTGTTCGAAAGCTGCGTTTTCGCCGGAAACTGATTTCTCTTCCGCTGTCTCAAATCAAGATGATCCAATCACTTCTGAAGATGGGCCAGTAGATCTTGGTTGCCTATGGAATTACTGA